A window from Azoarcus sp. DD4 encodes these proteins:
- a CDS encoding serine/threonine-protein kinase gives MNTVAPERIGKYEIRRLLGEGATSAVYLAWDPFNQREVALKQLYPEILRDRDHGRLYRHLLLNEAALAGKMSHPHIVQIFDAVIGDDEGYVVMEYVPGGTLDALTRPETRPGFDRLIEIIFKCTRALDYAFHRGITHRDIKPANILLVAPDGQDIRISDFGAALRTATDTTQISGIGSPAYMSPQQVREMPLDHRTDIYSLGVVMYQLLTSRLPFESDNNYSLLYRIANETPPPPSELRPDVPEALDSIVRRAMEKDLDRRYSSWAEFSHDLALAFRNRSVATAHNVVPDTEKFQTLRAMPFFREFADAELWEVISLSLWSHAQPGTVVMKEGETGDHFCFLAQGEARVRKRGRLLNLLTPGDCFGEVALFSAGGGVRSASVEATTEVAIITVHSRALKRASDTCRMHFYKSFLEVLATRLSLASARIANL, from the coding sequence CTGAACACCGTGGCCCCCGAGCGGATCGGCAAGTACGAGATACGCCGCCTGCTCGGCGAAGGGGCCACCAGTGCCGTATACCTGGCCTGGGACCCCTTCAACCAGCGCGAAGTCGCGCTCAAGCAGCTCTATCCCGAGATTCTGCGGGACCGCGACCACGGCCGGCTCTACCGCCACCTGCTGCTCAACGAAGCCGCCCTGGCGGGGAAGATGTCCCACCCGCACATCGTGCAGATCTTCGATGCGGTGATCGGCGACGACGAAGGCTATGTGGTGATGGAGTACGTGCCCGGCGGCACGCTCGACGCCCTTACGCGCCCGGAAACACGCCCGGGCTTCGATCGCCTGATCGAGATCATTTTCAAGTGCACCCGGGCACTGGATTACGCCTTCCACCGCGGCATCACCCACCGCGACATCAAACCCGCCAATATCCTGCTCGTCGCCCCCGACGGACAGGACATCCGCATTTCCGACTTCGGTGCTGCCTTGCGCACCGCTACCGATACGACGCAGATCTCCGGCATCGGCTCGCCCGCCTACATGTCGCCGCAGCAGGTACGGGAAATGCCACTGGACCACCGTACCGACATCTATTCCCTGGGCGTGGTGATGTACCAGTTGCTGACGAGCCGGTTGCCCTTCGAATCCGACAACAACTACAGCCTGCTCTACCGCATCGCCAACGAAACTCCGCCTCCGCCATCCGAGCTGCGCCCCGACGTACCGGAAGCGCTGGACAGCATCGTGCGCCGCGCGATGGAGAAGGATCTGGACCGGCGCTACAGCAGCTGGGCCGAGTTCTCGCACGACCTCGCACTGGCCTTTCGCAACCGCAGTGTAGCCACCGCCCACAACGTCGTTCCGGACACCGAGAAGTTCCAGACCCTGCGTGCCATGCCCTTCTTCCGCGAGTTCGCCGATGCCGAACTGTGGGAGGTGATCAGCCTGTCGTTGTGGAGCCACGCCCAACCCGGCACCGTGGTCATGAAGGAGGGGGAAACCGGAGACCACTTCTGTTTTCTCGCCCAAGGTGAAGCACGCGTCCGGAAACGCGGCCGCCTGCTCAACCTGCTGACGCCGGGCGACTGCTTCGGCGAGGTCGCGCTCTTTTCCGCCGGCGGCGGCGTCCGTTCCGCGTCGGTCGAAGCAACGACCGAGGTGGCCATCATCACGGTCCATTCCCGCGCCCTGAAGCGCGCTTCGGATACCTGCCGCATGCACTTCTACAAGAGCTTTCTCGAAGTGCTCGCGACACGTCTGTCGCTGGCAAGCGCACGCATCGCCAACCTGTAG
- the argH gene encoding argininosuccinate lyase, whose amino-acid sequence MTDTTPSADLGASPQQPAKAWSGRFSEPVSDLVKRYTASVFFDNRMAEQDIRGSLAHAKMLAKQGIIGAQDLADIERGMAQIKGEIERGEFAWNLDDEDVHLNIEKRLTALVGDAGKRLHTGRSRNDQVATDIRLWLRDAIDRIIALIGDFQKNLLDVAEANAATPMPGFTHLQVAQPVTFGHHLMAYFEMSRRDAERFADCRKRVNRLPLGSAALAGTSYPIDREFVAAELGFDEVCYNSLDAVSDRDFAIEFCAASSLLMTHLSRLSEELILWMSPRFGFIDLADRFCTGSSIMPQKKNPDVPELVRGKTGRVNGSLIALLTLMKGQPLAYNKDNQEDKEPLFDTADTVIDTLRIYADMITGIRVKADNMRGALTQGYATATDLADYLVKKGLPFRDAHEAVALAVRAAEGRGCDLPQFSLDELRAAMAHVPGAADKLADDIFGVLTVEGSLGSRNHVGGTAPAQVQAAIVRARARLG is encoded by the coding sequence ATGACAGACACCACCCCGTCGGCCGATCTCGGCGCTTCCCCCCAGCAACCCGCCAAAGCCTGGTCCGGCCGTTTCTCCGAACCGGTCTCCGACCTCGTCAAGCGCTACACCGCGTCGGTGTTCTTCGACAACCGCATGGCCGAACAGGACATCCGCGGCTCGCTCGCGCACGCGAAGATGCTGGCGAAGCAAGGCATCATCGGCGCGCAGGACCTGGCCGACATCGAGCGCGGCATGGCGCAGATCAAGGGCGAGATCGAACGTGGCGAGTTCGCCTGGAACCTCGACGACGAGGACGTCCACCTCAACATCGAGAAGCGCCTCACCGCGCTGGTCGGCGACGCCGGCAAGCGCCTGCACACCGGCCGCAGCCGCAACGACCAGGTCGCCACCGACATCCGCCTGTGGCTGCGCGACGCGATCGACCGGATCATCGCGCTGATCGGCGACTTCCAGAAGAACCTGCTCGACGTCGCCGAAGCCAACGCGGCCACGCCGATGCCCGGCTTCACCCACCTGCAGGTCGCCCAGCCGGTGACCTTCGGCCACCACCTGATGGCCTATTTCGAGATGAGCCGGCGCGACGCCGAGCGCTTCGCCGACTGCCGCAAGCGGGTCAACCGCCTGCCGCTGGGCAGCGCCGCGCTGGCCGGCACCAGCTACCCGATCGACCGCGAATTCGTCGCCGCCGAACTCGGCTTCGACGAAGTCTGCTACAACTCGCTCGACGCCGTCAGCGACCGCGACTTCGCGATCGAATTCTGCGCCGCGTCCTCGCTGCTGATGACCCACCTGTCGCGCCTCTCCGAAGAACTCATCCTGTGGATGAGCCCGCGCTTCGGTTTCATCGACCTCGCCGACCGCTTCTGCACCGGCAGCTCCATCATGCCGCAGAAGAAGAACCCGGACGTACCCGAACTGGTGCGCGGCAAGACCGGCCGGGTGAACGGCAGCCTGATCGCGCTGCTGACCCTGATGAAGGGCCAGCCGCTGGCCTACAACAAGGACAACCAGGAAGACAAGGAGCCGCTGTTCGACACCGCCGACACGGTGATCGACACCCTGCGCATCTACGCCGACATGATCACCGGCATCCGCGTCAAGGCCGACAACATGCGCGGCGCGCTCACCCAGGGCTACGCCACCGCCACCGACCTCGCCGACTACCTGGTGAAGAAGGGTCTGCCCTTCCGCGATGCCCACGAAGCCGTCGCACTGGCGGTGCGTGCGGCCGAGGGGCGCGGCTGCGACCTGCCGCAGTTTTCGCTCGACGAACTGCGCGCGGCGATGGCGCACGTGCCCGGCGCCGCCGACAAGCTGGCTGACGACATCTTCGGCGTGCTCACGGTCGAAGGCTCGCTCGGCTCGCGCAACCACGTGGGCGGCACCGCGCCAGCGCAGGTCCAGGCGGCGATTGTGCGGGCCCGGGCGCGCCTGGGCTGA
- a CDS encoding sensor histidine kinase, translated as MESIKQKPQSLAAPALPDFRNLGVILRVLLAVNLLALLTVLVRVDESGAIPAELMLMAARVELPLFVLVLLLYAAQGVLAGLSSWQGVGAVWTAVLVTVGAGFPLLADAGDSLPRWLAWASVAVMVTLAYFDYRNRRFSPALTEARLLALTARIRPHFLFNSLNGVLGVIRSDPRRAERALEELADLFRALMQDHRELVALGEEIALCERYVDLESLRLGDRLSVRWEIDGEEGSGERQRLLRQKVPPLLLQPLLENAVYHGIEPAFDAGEVVVRVARRADEVHLEVDNPIVEADRHKAGNRMALANIRERLTLFFDLEAGLDIESKDGRYRVRIRLPFRSVSA; from the coding sequence ATGGAAAGTATAAAACAAAAGCCTCAATCGCTCGCCGCCCCGGCCCTGCCGGATTTCCGCAACCTGGGCGTCATCCTGCGCGTGCTGCTGGCGGTGAACCTGCTCGCGCTGCTGACGGTGCTCGTCCGCGTCGATGAGTCCGGCGCCATTCCGGCCGAGCTGATGCTGATGGCCGCCCGGGTCGAGTTGCCGCTCTTCGTGCTGGTGCTGCTGCTCTACGCGGCGCAGGGGGTGCTTGCCGGGCTGTCGTCATGGCAAGGCGTGGGCGCGGTGTGGACGGCCGTACTGGTGACCGTCGGCGCCGGGTTTCCGCTGCTTGCCGATGCGGGCGACAGCCTGCCGCGCTGGCTGGCCTGGGCGAGCGTCGCGGTCATGGTCACGCTGGCCTACTTCGATTACCGCAACCGACGCTTTTCGCCGGCATTGACCGAGGCAAGACTGCTGGCGCTGACTGCGCGCATCCGGCCGCACTTCCTTTTCAACAGCCTCAACGGCGTGCTCGGCGTGATCCGTTCCGATCCGCGCCGCGCCGAGCGGGCGCTGGAGGAACTGGCCGATCTGTTCCGCGCGCTGATGCAGGACCACCGCGAGTTGGTGGCGCTCGGCGAAGAGATCGCGCTGTGCGAGCGCTATGTCGATCTGGAAAGCCTGCGCCTGGGCGATCGCCTGTCGGTGCGCTGGGAGATCGACGGCGAGGAGGGCAGCGGCGAGCGCCAACGCCTGCTGCGGCAGAAGGTCCCGCCGCTGCTGTTGCAGCCCTTGCTGGAAAACGCCGTCTATCACGGCATCGAGCCGGCTTTCGATGCTGGTGAGGTCGTCGTGCGGGTGGCGCGCCGCGCCGACGAGGTGCACCTCGAAGTGGATAATCCCATCGTCGAGGCCGATCGCCACAAGGCCGGCAACCGCATGGCGCTGGCCAATATCCGCGAACGCCTGACCCTCTTCTTCGATCTCGAGGCCGGTCTCGACATCGAAAGCAAGGATGGCCGCTACCGCGTTCGCATCCGACTGCCATTCCGGAGCGTCAGCGCATGA
- a CDS encoding LytTR family DNA-binding domain-containing protein yields MNDTPLRVLVVDDETPARSRLRDLLGDIAGECPNLLAGMAANGLEALRLIEQGGAVDAVLCDIRMPVMDGVELARHLGRLPAPPAVIFTTAYDQYAVQAFELAAVDYLLKPVRAERLAAALAKVRQRRPPADEALAALAPGERRHFSVNERGRILLLPVAEVRYLKAELKYVTARTAEREFVLDEALTQIEQEFAGRFLRIHRNCLVARAAVVGVERAGEQDGEAHWEILLAGIAERLPVSRRQWPTVKQALGL; encoded by the coding sequence ATGAACGACACCCCGCTGCGCGTGCTGGTCGTCGATGACGAGACACCGGCACGCAGCCGCCTGCGTGACCTGCTCGGCGACATCGCCGGCGAATGTCCGAACCTGCTGGCCGGCATGGCCGCGAACGGGCTCGAGGCGCTGCGGCTGATCGAGCAGGGCGGTGCTGTCGACGCGGTACTGTGCGACATCCGCATGCCGGTGATGGACGGCGTCGAGCTGGCCCGTCACCTGGGCCGCCTGCCGGCGCCGCCTGCGGTGATCTTCACCACCGCCTACGATCAGTACGCGGTGCAGGCTTTCGAGCTGGCAGCGGTCGATTACCTGCTGAAGCCGGTGCGTGCCGAGCGCCTGGCTGCGGCGCTGGCCAAGGTGCGTCAGCGGCGGCCACCCGCCGATGAGGCGCTGGCTGCGCTGGCGCCGGGCGAGCGCCGGCACTTCAGCGTGAATGAGCGCGGCCGCATCCTGTTGCTGCCGGTGGCCGAGGTCCGTTACCTGAAGGCCGAACTCAAATACGTGACCGCGCGTACTGCCGAGCGCGAATTCGTGCTCGACGAGGCGCTGACCCAGATCGAGCAGGAATTCGCCGGCCGTTTCCTGCGCATCCACCGCAACTGCCTGGTGGCGCGCGCTGCGGTCGTCGGCGTCGAGCGTGCCGGCGAACAGGACGGCGAGGCGCATTGGGAGATCCTGCTCGCCGGCATCGCCGAGCGTCTGCCGGTGAGCCGCCGGCAGTGGCCGACGGTCAAGCAGGCGCTCGGGCTGTAG
- the ppc gene encoding phosphoenolpyruvate carboxylase: MTQDKDAPLREDIRLLGRLLGDTVRDQQGAASFDLIERIRQTSVRFRRDDDLAARRELEDTLDALSREQTLQVVRAFGYFSHLANIAEDQHHIRRSRAHLIAGSAPREGSLAHAIAVALEEQRLDPTELAAFFDTALVSPVLTAHPTEVQRKSILNCQTVVARLLDERDRMQLTPEEAEANLEGLRRAVLTLWQTRILRPAKLSVIDEVTNGLSYFESTFLRELPRLYASLEDRLTATQPALANHELPAFLQVGSWIGGDRDGNPFVTATVLEEALAMQAAVALGYYLDELHTLGSQLSLSQGLVGASDALIALAGRSPDQSPHRSDEPYRRAIAGIYARLAATYLALLDHAPARHAVAAAEPYASVGALADDLDILHRSLVANGTATLARGRLRHLRRAVKVFGFHLAPIDLRQNSDVHERVVAELLEVARPGTDYLAQDEAGRCALLLEELGTARPLASPHVRYSDDSESELAIFRAARRAHLRYGQGAIRNCIISKTDDLSDLLELAVLLKEAGLLRPLENALDVNLVPLFETIGDLENAAGVMDRLFSLPGYRSLLAAREQTQEVMLGYSDSNKDGGFLTSGWALYKAEGELVEVFARHGVRLRLFHGRGGSVGRGGGPSYQAILAQPDGAVQGQIRLTEQGEVIAAKYGNPEVGRRNLEVLVAATLETSLRRNGRDRTPQAFLDAMQALSDTAFASYRGLVYETPGFEQYFWESTVISEIAGLNIGSRPASRKKGTSIEDLRAIPWVFSWSQCRLMLPGWFGFGSAVKQWLATHPKDGLGLLQRMYREWSFFATLLSNMDMVLAKTDLAIASRYAALVKDVALRDSIFERIRAEWKDTVDALLAITDQVELLDANPLLKRSIRNRFPYLDPLNHVQVELLRRHRDGNGEDARIRNGIHISINGIAAGLRNSG, translated from the coding sequence ATGACCCAAGACAAGGACGCGCCCCTGCGCGAAGACATCCGCCTGCTAGGCCGCCTGCTCGGCGATACCGTGCGCGACCAGCAAGGCGCCGCCAGTTTCGACCTGATCGAACGCATCCGCCAGACCTCGGTGCGCTTCCGCCGCGACGACGACCTCGCCGCCCGGCGCGAACTCGAAGACACCCTCGACGCCCTCTCGCGCGAGCAGACCCTGCAGGTGGTGCGCGCCTTCGGCTATTTCTCGCACCTGGCCAACATCGCCGAGGACCAGCACCACATCCGCCGCTCGCGCGCCCACCTGATCGCCGGCTCGGCGCCGCGCGAAGGCAGCCTGGCGCACGCCATCGCGGTCGCGCTGGAGGAACAGCGGCTCGACCCGACCGAACTCGCGGCCTTTTTCGACACCGCGCTGGTGTCGCCGGTGCTCACCGCCCACCCGACCGAGGTGCAGCGCAAGAGCATCCTCAACTGCCAGACGGTGGTTGCCCGCCTGCTCGACGAGCGCGACCGCATGCAGCTCACGCCGGAAGAGGCCGAGGCCAACCTCGAAGGGCTGCGCCGCGCGGTGCTCACGCTGTGGCAGACGCGCATCCTGCGGCCGGCCAAGCTGTCGGTGATCGACGAGGTGACCAACGGGCTTTCCTACTTCGAGAGCACCTTCCTGCGCGAACTGCCGCGGCTCTACGCCAGCCTGGAAGACCGCCTCACCGCCACCCAGCCCGCCCTCGCCAACCATGAGCTGCCCGCCTTCCTGCAGGTCGGCAGCTGGATAGGCGGCGACCGCGACGGCAACCCCTTCGTCACCGCCACCGTGCTGGAAGAAGCACTGGCGATGCAGGCCGCGGTCGCACTCGGCTATTACCTCGACGAGCTGCACACGCTGGGCTCGCAGCTGTCCCTGTCGCAGGGCCTGGTGGGCGCATCCGACGCACTGATCGCACTGGCCGGCCGCTCGCCGGATCAGTCGCCGCACCGCAGCGACGAACCCTACCGCCGCGCCATCGCCGGCATCTATGCCCGGTTGGCGGCGACCTACCTCGCGTTGCTCGACCACGCCCCGGCACGCCACGCGGTGGCCGCAGCCGAACCCTACGCCAGCGTCGGCGCGCTGGCCGACGACCTCGACATCCTGCATCGTTCGCTGGTCGCCAACGGCACCGCCACCCTGGCGCGCGGCCGCCTGCGCCACCTGCGCCGCGCGGTGAAGGTGTTCGGCTTTCACCTGGCACCGATCGACCTGCGCCAGAACTCGGACGTGCACGAGCGCGTCGTGGCGGAACTGCTGGAAGTCGCCCGCCCCGGCACCGACTATCTCGCCCAGGACGAAGCCGGCCGCTGTGCGCTGCTGCTGGAAGAGCTCGGCACCGCACGGCCGCTGGCCTCGCCCCACGTGCGCTACTCGGACGACAGCGAATCCGAACTCGCGATCTTCCGCGCCGCCCGCCGCGCCCATCTGCGCTACGGCCAAGGCGCGATCCGCAACTGCATCATCTCCAAGACCGACGACCTCTCCGACCTGCTCGAACTCGCGGTGCTGCTGAAGGAAGCCGGCCTGCTGCGGCCGCTGGAAAACGCGCTCGACGTGAACCTGGTGCCGCTGTTCGAAACCATCGGCGACCTGGAGAACGCCGCGGGCGTGATGGACCGCCTGTTCTCCCTCCCCGGCTACCGCAGCCTGCTCGCCGCCCGCGAACAGACCCAGGAAGTGATGCTCGGTTACTCCGACAGCAACAAGGATGGCGGCTTCCTCACCTCCGGCTGGGCGCTGTACAAGGCCGAGGGCGAACTGGTCGAGGTGTTCGCCCGCCACGGTGTGCGCCTGCGCCTGTTCCACGGCCGCGGCGGTTCGGTCGGCCGCGGCGGCGGCCCGAGCTACCAGGCCATCCTGGCGCAGCCGGACGGCGCCGTGCAGGGCCAGATCCGCCTCACCGAACAGGGCGAAGTGATCGCCGCCAAGTACGGCAACCCGGAGGTCGGCCGCCGCAACCTTGAAGTGCTGGTCGCCGCCACGCTGGAGACCAGCCTGCGACGCAACGGCCGCGACCGCACGCCACAGGCCTTCCTCGACGCCATGCAGGCGCTGTCCGACACCGCCTTCGCGAGCTACCGCGGCCTGGTGTACGAGACGCCGGGCTTCGAGCAGTACTTCTGGGAATCGACCGTCATCTCGGAAATCGCCGGACTCAACATCGGCTCGCGCCCGGCCTCGCGCAAGAAGGGCACCAGCATCGAAGACCTGCGCGCGATCCCTTGGGTGTTCTCGTGGTCGCAGTGCCGGCTGATGCTGCCGGGCTGGTTCGGTTTCGGCAGTGCGGTCAAACAGTGGCTCGCCACCCACCCCAAGGACGGACTCGGCCTGCTGCAGCGGATGTACCGCGAGTGGTCCTTCTTCGCCACGCTGCTGTCCAACATGGACATGGTGCTGGCCAAGACCGACCTCGCGATTGCCTCGCGCTACGCCGCACTGGTGAAAGACGTGGCCCTGCGCGACAGCATCTTCGAGCGTATCCGCGCCGAATGGAAGGACACCGTGGACGCGCTGCTGGCGATCACCGACCAGGTCGAACTGCTGGACGCCAACCCGCTGCTGAAGCGCTCGATCCGTAACCGCTTCCCCTACCTCGACCCGCTCAACCATGTGCAGGTCGAACTGCTGCGCCGCCATCGCGACGGCAACGGCGAGGACGCGCGCATCCGCAACGGCATCCACATCTCGATCAACGGCATCGCCGCCGGCCTGCGCAACAGCGGCTGA
- a CDS encoding thioredoxin fold domain-containing protein produces MARWLAAILACVALPLAAAPGLPSARDLAADAGRLGRDGRVLVVLYSQADCTWCDAARRYLVPMANDDHWRRRAGFRQVDLDADTALADFAGRPGTHREFARRQGIRLAPTVAIYDARGVQRGDRIVGMRTPDFYGQYLEQAIESAHETAQLKH; encoded by the coding sequence ATGGCGCGCTGGCTGGCCGCGATTCTAGCATGCGTCGCGTTACCCCTCGCCGCTGCGCCGGGTCTGCCCTCCGCGCGGGATCTTGCCGCGGATGCCGGCCGGCTGGGGCGCGACGGCCGCGTGCTGGTGGTGCTCTACAGCCAGGCGGACTGCACCTGGTGCGACGCGGCGCGGCGCTACCTGGTGCCGATGGCGAACGACGACCACTGGCGCCGCCGCGCCGGGTTCCGCCAGGTCGACCTGGATGCCGATACCGCACTGGCCGACTTTGCCGGCCGGCCCGGCACGCACCGCGAATTCGCCCGCCGGCAGGGCATACGGCTGGCACCGACGGTGGCAATCTACGACGCTCGGGGCGTGCAACGCGGCGATCGCATCGTCGGCATGCGCACCCCCGATTTTTATGGACAGTATCTCGAACAGGCCATCGAATCCGCCCATGAAACCGCGCAACTGAAACACTGA
- the hemC gene encoding hydroxymethylbilane synthase, which translates to MSTSTPAAPFAAPERIVIATRESRLALWQAEHVKARLEGLYPACRVELLGMTTRGDQILDRPLAKVGGKGLFVKELETALLDGRADIAVHSMKDVPMEMAEPFTLACISVREVPLDAFVSNRYDSLGDMPPGTVVGTSSLRRESQLHAQYPFLAVTSLRGNLDTRLRKLDEGQYDAIILAAAGLKRLGLENRIRATLPAEVSLPAAGQGALGIECLAGRPEVAAWLAPLNDFATSACVRAERAVARALAGSCEVPLGAYAELREARLWLRGFVARPDGNRIVRAEREGDPMDAEALGRALAEDLRAQGADAILAELG; encoded by the coding sequence GTGAGCACTAGCACCCCCGCAGCGCCCTTCGCCGCGCCCGAGCGCATCGTCATCGCCACCCGTGAAAGCCGTCTGGCCCTGTGGCAGGCCGAGCACGTCAAGGCGCGTCTCGAAGGATTGTATCCCGCGTGTCGCGTCGAACTGCTCGGCATGACCACCCGCGGCGACCAGATCCTCGACCGCCCGCTGGCCAAGGTCGGCGGCAAGGGGCTTTTTGTCAAGGAACTGGAAACGGCGCTGCTCGACGGCCGTGCCGACATCGCCGTGCATTCGATGAAGGATGTACCGATGGAGATGGCCGAGCCTTTCACGCTGGCCTGCATTTCGGTGCGCGAGGTTCCGCTCGATGCCTTCGTCTCCAACCGCTACGACAGCCTCGGCGACATGCCGCCGGGCACGGTGGTGGGCACATCCTCGCTGCGGCGCGAATCGCAGCTGCACGCGCAGTATCCCTTCCTGGCGGTGACCAGCCTGCGCGGCAACCTCGATACCCGCCTGCGCAAGCTCGACGAGGGCCAGTACGACGCGATCATTCTCGCCGCGGCAGGGCTCAAGCGGCTGGGCCTGGAGAACCGCATCCGCGCCACCTTGCCGGCCGAAGTGTCGCTGCCGGCGGCGGGGCAGGGCGCGCTCGGCATTGAATGCCTGGCCGGCCGGCCGGAAGTCGCTGCCTGGCTTGCGCCGCTGAACGATTTCGCCACCTCCGCCTGCGTGCGCGCCGAGCGCGCGGTGGCGCGGGCGCTGGCCGGTAGTTGCGAAGTGCCGCTCGGTGCCTATGCCGAACTGCGCGAAGCGCGTTTGTGGCTGCGCGGTTTCGTCGCCCGGCCGGACGGTAACCGTATCGTCCGCGCCGAACGCGAAGGGGATCCCATGGATGCCGAGGCGCTCGGTCGTGCGCTGGCCGAGGATCTGCGCGCGCAGGGGGCAGATGCCATCCTGGCCGAGCTGGGTTGA
- a CDS encoding uroporphyrinogen-III synthase, with protein sequence MPGADSALPLAGRRIAVTRPAGQAASLCDAIQAAGGEALLFPVLAIAAVEDDGALVATIDRLDDFDLAFFVSPNAVEHALAAVRGRRNWPSRLAVATVGKGSERALAQAGFAQVIAPASGFDSESVLALPEFAEPAVRGKRILIFRGDGGRDLLAEVLRERGAEVVHATCYRRYRPALDPAILLAPAARGELDALLLTSSEGVRNLVDMLGDAACARLNAVPVFVPHPRIAAHARAAGFATVIETEAGDDGLLRALVRHFG encoded by the coding sequence GTGCCGGGGGCTGATTCCGCACTGCCGCTTGCCGGGCGCCGGATCGCGGTGACGCGGCCGGCGGGCCAGGCTGCCTCGTTGTGCGATGCCATCCAGGCCGCGGGTGGTGAAGCGCTGCTGTTCCCGGTGCTCGCCATCGCCGCGGTGGAAGACGATGGCGCGCTGGTCGCGACCATCGACCGGCTCGACGACTTCGACCTCGCCTTCTTCGTCAGCCCGAACGCCGTCGAGCATGCGCTTGCGGCAGTGCGCGGCCGCCGCAACTGGCCATCGCGGCTGGCGGTCGCGACGGTGGGCAAGGGTAGCGAGCGGGCGCTTGCACAGGCGGGGTTCGCGCAGGTCATCGCTCCGGCCAGCGGTTTCGATTCCGAGTCGGTGCTGGCCTTGCCCGAATTCGCCGAACCCGCGGTGCGCGGCAAGCGCATTCTCATCTTTCGCGGCGACGGCGGCCGCGACCTGCTCGCCGAAGTGCTGCGCGAGCGCGGTGCCGAAGTCGTCCACGCGACCTGCTACCGCCGTTACCGGCCGGCGCTCGATCCGGCCATCCTGCTGGCGCCTGCTGCGCGTGGCGAGCTGGATGCGCTGCTGCTGACCAGCAGCGAAGGCGTGCGCAACCTGGTCGACATGCTTGGCGATGCCGCCTGCGCGCGCCTGAATGCGGTGCCGGTGTTCGTGCCACATCCGCGCATCGCCGCCCACGCCCGCGCGGCGGGATTTGCCACGGTGATCGAGACCGAGGCCGGTGACGACGGCCTGCTGCGGGCGCTCGTCCGCCACTTTGGTTAA
- a CDS encoding uroporphyrinogen-III C-methyltransferase, producing MNEETPALTSSPASAQPAASAASAAPSDSSAGKPPAPAPRASGAAGWAVLLAVIAVGGAGLAGWQAWETRGRVGELREELASRLNAGDTVATEARAIARQQQETLAALQGKVGALEAKVEATEGQAAALEALYQEFSRSREDRVVAEVEQAITIAAQQLQLAGNLEAALIALQGAEARLALQDKGQLAPLRRALAKDIEQLKLLPEVDVGGVALRLERLLERADALPFAFESTLPESAEATSGKDAPAADGRFGLAMEFVSQFALDIWRELRALVRVERLDQSEPVLLAPAQSTYLRENLKIRLLTARLALLARDGRTYAADLAQARSWIERFFDTRDERVRNSIDELKVLEAVPVSAERPALTESFAALRVLQARSGDLRPAAPAQPASGGKPTPAAQPGGTPTAPQR from the coding sequence ATGAACGAAGAAACTCCCGCGCTCACCTCGTCGCCGGCTTCCGCGCAGCCGGCAGCAAGCGCCGCGTCGGCGGCGCCGTCCGATTCCTCTGCCGGCAAACCTCCTGCTCCGGCGCCGCGTGCGAGCGGCGCGGCGGGCTGGGCGGTGCTGCTCGCGGTCATCGCCGTGGGCGGTGCCGGCCTCGCCGGCTGGCAGGCCTGGGAAACACGTGGTCGCGTCGGCGAGCTGCGCGAGGAACTCGCCAGCCGCCTGAATGCGGGCGACACGGTGGCGACCGAGGCCCGTGCCATCGCACGCCAGCAGCAGGAAACGCTTGCTGCGCTGCAGGGCAAGGTCGGTGCGCTCGAAGCCAAGGTCGAGGCGACCGAGGGCCAGGCCGCCGCGCTGGAGGCGCTGTACCAGGAATTCTCACGCTCGCGCGAAGACCGCGTGGTCGCCGAGGTGGAGCAGGCGATCACCATCGCTGCCCAGCAGCTGCAGCTCGCTGGCAATCTCGAGGCCGCCCTGATCGCGCTGCAGGGCGCGGAAGCGCGGTTGGCGCTGCAGGACAAGGGGCAGCTTGCGCCGCTGCGTCGGGCCTTGGCCAAGGACATCGAGCAGCTCAAACTGCTGCCGGAAGTCGACGTCGGCGGTGTGGCGCTGCGGCTCGAACGCCTGCTGGAGCGGGCGGATGCACTGCCGTTCGCGTTCGAGAGCACGCTGCCGGAATCTGCCGAGGCGACGTCCGGCAAGGATGCGCCGGCCGCGGACGGGCGCTTCGGCCTGGCGATGGAGTTCGTCAGCCAGTTCGCCCTCGATATCTGGCGCGAGCTGCGTGCCCTGGTGCGGGTCGAGCGGCTCGACCAGTCCGAACCGGTGCTGCTTGCCCCGGCGCAAAGCACTTATCTGCGGGAAAACCTGAAGATCCGCCTGCTGACGGCCAGGCTGGCCCTGCTGGCGCGCGACGGCCGCACCTACGCTGCCGACCTCGCCCAGGCGCGCAGCTGGATCGAGCGTTTCTTCGACACCCGCGACGAGCGCGTGCGCAATTCGATCGACGAACTGAAGGTGCTGGAGGCTGTACCGGTCAGTGCCGAACGCCCCGCGCTCACCGAAAGCTTCGCCGCCCTGCGCGTGCTGCAGGCCCGTTCCGGCGACCTGCGTCCTGCCGCTCCGGCCCAGCCGGCCAGCGGCGGCAAGCCGACGCCCGCTGCCCAGCCCGGTGGTACGCCCACCGCGCCGCAACGCTGA